Part of the Leptolyngbya sp. KIOST-1 genome, CGATCGCCTCAGCCAATCCCCTGACCGCACTGGGGCGATCGCCTCCAGCCTGGAAGATCTGCGGCTGCACGGACAGACCATCCTGCGCCTGCTGAACTCCCTCGGCGACGAACTTACCCCCTGAATCCAGAACTTTGAGTAGTCCCAGCCGTTATCCTGTTCGGTGCTGGCCCAATTCGGTGCCCGGTCTGTGTTTTCTGGCGAACATTCCCTGCTGCCGTTGTCCCAGGGGCGGCCCAGAGGACCAGACCTTCAGGTTCAAACCCTAGCGGTTACAGCTACCCGTGCCGACCTGGGCGGGACAAAAAACCCTACAAAAGACACCATAGCGTGAGGCCTGCCCACCCGTCTGGACTCAACTTATCCAAATAGGCTGTTTGCAAAATCTGAGCGTTTACTGGTTCCCAGGTGAGGTAGTGTCGTAGGGCGCAATGACCACCTCAATTTCCTCAAGCACCGCCAGCACCGCCCGGACCGATTGCGAGGTTTTGTCCTCCTGCATCCAGGCTTCCAGACTCCTGGATCCGCTCAGGCCAGCTTCTAAATCGCTCAGCAGTTTGGCAACTAAGTAGACTTTTGACTGGCATAACCCCATGGCGTGGACAGCCCTTTCTTTCTTGATTAGGGTCTTAAGCGCTTTGTTTTCAGTCATGAGTTTTTTAATCACCCCCTGGTACTCCCGCAGGGATGTTTGGGTTTTTCCGCTGTAGTGGGGGTCGTAGCTATCAACCAGATCCTGGTACAGGGCTTCCAAACTTGCCGTAGATGAGTGGGGCAGCACCTGGTAGGCAATTCTAATCGTATCGGTCTCCTCCAGAAAGGTGCTGGGCTGCTTTCTAAACCAGCCGTTGCGAATGCTCTTGCCGTCTATACCAATGTAGAGAATCCGTCGCTTACGGTAGGCCATAAACACCCCTGGCTCGTGGGGCAAAAAATTGGCTTTGCTAACCTCAAGGCTGTCTAGAGCCCAGGGATCCAAACTGGAGGGGGTTGCATTCATGGTAGGCAGTAGGGCAGATGGCGCGTGACACTCGGCATATTTAGCGTTCGAGCGTCGCGTTCCGGCAGATTATACACTACATCTAATTTTTTACCCCCAATTTTTGGCAGAAAGGTTCGGCATCGGAGATCTAGTCCACTGATGGCTATAGGCTCCAGATGAAAGGGCGATCGCGGTCTGAACCAGTCCACACCCTCGCCCCTTGACAGGGGCAGTTTGCTGCGTATCCTGCATAGGCAGATTATCCGATGCCCTCGCCTTCCCCTGGCGGGGGCTTTTTTTGGGCAATCACCAGCGGTGACCCTACGCCGTAGTACTCCAGTTTTCAGCGGTGGTAAGGGTCATGGCCCTGGGCGCAACCGCGATCGCCGATAAAATACCAGTAGCCGTGCCGGAACCTGGGAATGCGTCATTGGAATCAGCTTTGCATCGGTCTCCTGCTGGCGGTGCTCGCTCTGCTCAACGGCTGGCCCCCCGGTCTGGCCCAGCCCACAGTCACCCTCCAGCAGCAGGTGGACGCTTACGCCGCTCAGGGTCGCGGGTCCCAGGGGGTGGCCGCGTTGCTGATTACCCCCGAGGGGTCCGAGACCGCCTTTGCCGGGGAAACGGGCAACCCCGCTCATCCGGCTCCGAGCGCAGACACGTTGTTTGAGATTGGCTCCATCACCAAGGTCTTCACCGCGCTGCTGCTGGCCAACCAGGTCAACCAGGGGGCAGTGGCCCTGGACACCACGGTGGAAGCCCTGGTGCCGGGAACTGCTTCCGGCCACTCCATTTCCCTCCAGGCGCTAGCCTCCCATACCGCTGGGCTCCCCCGCCTTCCCGTTCCCAGGGCGCTGTGGGGTATCCTCTACCCCGCCAACCCCTACCGCGGCAGTCGGACGGCAGAACTCTACCGCGCCCTGGGGGCCGCTGCTCCCAGCGAGCCTGGGATCTGTCAATACTCCAACCTGGGACCGGCGCTACTGGGTCAACTCCTGGCCAACGCAGCGGGGGATACCTACGAAAACCTGGTACAGACTCAGGTGCTGACTCCCCTGGGCCTGACGGATACCTACCTTGACCTTCCCCCCGCAGCCAAGGAGCGCCTGGCCCAGGGCCACCGGGAGAACGCCCTGCCCACCGCAAACTGGCAGTTCGATGCCTATGCCCCGGCGGGGGCGCTCAAATCAACCCTGACCGATATGGGGCGGTTTCTGACAGCGGCGATGGCGGCGGACTGGCCCCCCCTGGCGCTGAGTTTGCAAATACCGGATACCGACTGCCAGCCTAACGTTGGCCTGGGCTGGATTTTTACAGCGCTGGGGGATGCGCCCATGGTGATGCACAATGGGCGCACGGGCGGCTACTACGCCTTTCTAGGCTGGCTGCCGGAGGCGGGGCGGGGGCTGGTGCTGCTCACCAACACCAGCGACGATCTGGGCGATCGCATCGCCACTGCGCTGCTGGCGGGAGAACCGCTGCCGACCCGTGACTTCCCCCTGGGCTCGCTGCTGGTCATGGCTGTCCTGGGCGGGATGCTGCTGTTCCAGAGCTGGCAGCTGGCTCGCCCACCACGGTCACGCGATCGCCTTAAACAGGTGCAGACCGCTGCCGAAACCGTGCTGCTGCTGGCCCTTAGCTATCAGCTGGGCCCCTGGCACTGGTTGCCCGTCACCCTGTGGTGGAGCCTGCTGGCTCTGGTTGTCGGGTTGCTCCTCCGTCGGCTCAGGCAGCGCCCCGCCGGACCACCAGCGGAGTCAGCCCCCCGGCGCTCTCGCACCCGGTATCTCAGCCTGGCGTCAACCTTACTGGTGCTGGGTTGGGCCATTCTTTGCCTGCGGTAGGCCATCCAGAAGCAAGACACCATCCCTAGGGGCTGTCATCGGTTAGCTGCCAAACGCCTAAAAGTTAAGGGTTGCAGCCCCTAGCCTGGCTTTTGGGTCGGGCGTGACAAAGCGTGATATACCGAGCTTTTGGCCACAATTGATGACACACCTTAGGGGTAGGTGCCCACGCTGAGCGCTGCAACCGCTTTAGCGGTAGAACCCTAAGGCGCCAGGTTTAACAGGGCTTTGCGAATCGTTGCCACATCGGCAGAGGTGCCATTCTCGTGAGAGATACCCACGGCCTCCAGATCGCTTTCGACCATAAGGTGCACCAACTCCTCGAAGCTAACGCTCGGTTCCCAGCCCAGCACCTGCCGGGCCTTGGTGGCATCACCAATCAACAGATCGACTTCCGCAGGCCTCAGGTAGCGAGGGTCAAACTCCACGTAGTCATGCCAGTCGAGGTTGACGTGGTTGAAGGCAATATCGAGGAACTCACTGATGGCGTGGGTTTCGTTGGTGGCCACAACGTAGTCATCGGGGTGGTCCTGCTGCAGCATCAGCCACATGGCCCGCACGTAGTCTTTGGCATAGCCCCAGTCGCGCTTAGAGTCAAGGTTACCCAGGTACAGTTTTTTCTGCTGACCAGCTACAATCCGCGCCACAGCCCTGGTGATTTTGCGGGTGACAAAGGTCTCGCCGCGACGGGGCGATTCGTGGTTGAACAAAATGCCGTTGCAGGCAAACAGATCGTAGGACTCGCGGTAGTTGATCGTCTGCCAGTGGGCGAACACCTTGGCGCAGGCGTACGGGCTACGGGGGTAAAAGGGCGTCGTCTCCTTCTGGGGGATCTCCTGCACCTTGCCAAACATCTCCGAAGACCCGGCCTGGTAAAAACGGACCTCAAGCCCCGTGCGGTGCTGGTAGTCGCGAATGGCTTCGAGCAGTCGCAGGGTGCCCATCCCTACCGCGTCAACGGTGTATTCAGGGGAGTCGAAACTCACCCGTACGTGGGATTGGGCGCCCAGGTTGTATACCTCCTGAGGCTGCACCTGCTCGAGAATGCGCCGCAGCATAGTGCCGTCGGTCAAGTCGCCGTAATGCAGGAACAACCGAGCTTCGGCACTGTGAGGGTCAATGTAGATGTGATCGATGCGATCGGTATTAAAGGTCGAGGTGCGGCGAATGATGCCGTGAACCTCGTAGCCTTTCTCTAGAAGCAACTCTGCTAGATAGGATCCGTCCTGACCGGTGACGCCAGTGATTAGGGCTCGTTTGGGTTGACTCATAGGAATGCAATCTTGTACGGCAATGCTCGGCTTACCAAGTTTATATGGAATCAGGGTGTCCACTTAGACTACCCATTTAAGCTGCAGAGAGTTCAGCCGTCTGCCGCCAAATATCCTCGTGCCAAAAAGGGAACCTCAACGACTACCCCACGAGTCTCACCTACGACAATCTCCAGGCCCGCTCCCCCTGCTCTGGTGCGAATGTAGCCCAGTCCCATAGAGCCATCGGGGGTATCAATCACGCTGGTGAGCAGACCAACTTTTTCATCCCCGGCCCGGATAACCTCGCCAACCCTGGCAGAACCATGCAGCTTAATCCCCCAGAGCTGCTGTTTCACCCCCTGGTAAGTGTTTAACCTGGCAATGGTCTCTTGCCCGATATAGCACCCCTTATCAAAGGAAACAGACTGCCATAGCCCTGCCTCCAGCGGGTTGTACTCCTCAGTCAGTTCATGGCCTGGAGCCGGGCGGCCCTGCCGTATTCTCAGCTGCTGCCATTCAGTTTCCCCCACTGGGGTGGCGCCTGTCTCAGTTAGCCACTGCCACAGATGGGCAACCCCCTCAGCCGGCACCAGCAGAGTGTACCCCGGCAGCCCCAGACCACTCCCCACCGCCAACCGGACAGAAACGCTCCGAACGTCAACGCTCTGATGGTGGCCGTAGGGCAGGTCAGCGCCTGGTTCAATGCCTAATTGCTTCAGAATGCCAGCACTGCCGGGACCCACCAACGAGAACACAGCCATGGTCTGGGTCAGGTTCGTAAGCGATACCCGATCAGCTGGGAAGATGTAGCGGTCCATCCACTCGATCAGGCGCTGATCCTGGCCGGGAGAAGTAAGTATCAGCAGGGCGTCATCGGTGATGTAGACGGTGGTCAGATCGATGGTGCGGGCGGTGGAGGTCACAAACACCGTGTCGCAGCCTTCCCCTGATTGGCGTTGGGTGAAGGTGTTTGTGGTCTGGTTGTGGATAAAGCGCAGGCGATCGCCTCCAGTCATCTGAATTACGCCCCAGTGACTGCGATCGACCAGAACAGGGTCTTTAGATACGGCATCCAGGCCAGAAGTATTGCCAAAGGAGAGCGGGATGCCAGCATCGCTGAAGGTGGCCCCCTGGTTCTGCTGTAGCTCCCGAAGTGCTTGCATTACTTGCTCAGATGATTCGTTTAGTTCTTAGCGTCCGAGCCCCCATTCTAGAGCGCAAGGCGAGACTAAACAACAAAAGCGCCCCCGGTCGGGGGCGCTTTTTCTCAATCAATGGACTAGAAACTAGCCGATGATTTCAGGGGCCTCAGCAGCGGCCAGGTCCAGCGGGAAGTTGTGAGCGTTGCGCTCGTGCATCACTTCCATACCCAGGTTGGCGCGGTTGATCACGTCCGCCCAGGTGCCAATCACTCGACCTTGGCTGTCAAGGATGGATTGGTTGAAGTTGAACCCGTTCAGGTTGAACGCCATCGTGCTGATGCCCAGGGCGGTGAACCAGATGCCAATCACAGGCCACGCACCCAGGAAGAAGTGCAGGCTGCGGCTGTTGTTGAAGCTGGCGTATTGGAAGATCAGACGTCCGAAGTAGCCGTGGGCTGCAACGATGTTGTAGGTCTCTTCTTCCTGGCCAAACTTGTAGCCGTAGTTCTGGGACTCGGTCTCGGTGGTCTCACGCACCAGAGACGAGGTCACCAGCGAACCGTGCATGGCCGAGAACAGCGAACCACCGAACACACCGGCTACACCCAGCATGTGGAAGGGGTGCATCAGAATGTTGTGCTCAGCCTGGAACACCAGCATGAAGTTGAAGGTACCGGAGATACCCAGGGGCATACCGTCCGAGAAGGAGCCCTGACCCAGGGGGTAAATCAGAAACACGGCGGTCGCAGCGGCCACGGGGGCGCTGTAAGCAACGCAGATCCAGGGGCGCATGCCCAGGCGGTAGCTCAGTTCCCACTCACGACCCATGTAGCAGAAGACGCCGATGAGGAAGTGGAAGATGACCAGCTGGTAGGGGCCACCGTTGTACAGCCACTCATCGAGGGAAGCGGCTTCCCAGATCGGGTAGAAGTGCAGACCGATGGCGTTGGAGGAGGGCACAACCGCACCGGAGATGATGTTGTTGCCGTACATCAGCGAGCCAGCCACGGGCTCACGGATGCCGTCGATGTCGACGGGGGGCGCAGCGATGAACGCTACGACGAAGCAGGTGGTGGCAGCAAGCAGGGTGGGAATCATCAGGACCCCGAACCAGCCCACGTACAGGCGGTTCTCGGTGCTGGTGACCCACTGGCAAAACTGCTCCCACAGGGAGGCGCTTTCGCGCCGCTGTAGAGTCGTGGTCATGATGTATTAGTCCAAACAGATGTACTAAGTATGTAGCTGAGTACTTGCTTCAGCTACTGTTACATTAGCACACATTCCTAAATAGACTTTGGTTAAGAATAAATTCTTCGAGAAGGTCAGAGGGTGTGATTAATTCTGGCGACGGCCCTCTAAAGTTCTGGCTACGGCCTTCTACAGTGGCACTGTGACGCCCGACCGCAACCAAGGCTAGGGGCAGAGAGTTGCAATCCTGGGCGGTTGGTGGTGGAATAGGAGTCTGCCCTGCTCGGTCACCTAGATCTGAGCGGCGGTAGGGGTCTGTAAAGCAGTGCTGTGAAGCAGACCACTGAGGGGGCGTGGCGGAATGGTAGACGCTACGGACTTAGGAAACTGAGCCTTAGCGGAGAAATCTGCTAAGTGGAAGCTCTCAAACTCAGGGAAACCTAACTCTGGTCGGAGTGGCGGCAAATTTGACGCCCCAGGCCAGACATGGCAATCCTGAGCCAAGCTGGTGGATCTTAACGCCAGAAGGTGCAGAGGCCCGACGGGAGCTACCCTAACGTACAGCCGAGGGTAAAGGGAGGGTCCAATTCTCAAAACCTGGCCAGAGTTGTGCTCTGACCGGGCAGCAGCGAAAGCTGCGGGAGGATGAAAATCCGTTGACCTTAAACGGTCGTGAGGGTTCGAGCCCCTCCGCCCCCATCCTACTTTTTAGGCTTAGTTCTTGAGGACTCTGAAGCTCAACGGCTCAGTACTTTGTTTGTCATAGCGTTCTCTGACTTAGAACCGAACTAAAATCGGTCGAACAAACCCCAATGCCTGTACTATTTTGATTAGTTTCCTGTAGGGATTAGCTCCACTCCCTCAGCCTTGGGGCAATGGAGCACGGTTAGTTGGGTAGTGCGCAGGTTGAGCAACAGAAGTTCACGTTCTTTAAACTCCAAAAAGCTGCCGCTGGTCGGCGGGCCGCAAAGCGGGTTGTAGCTCAGCAGAATAGCTGATTGGGCTAGAGGCCGCTTTAGGCTGTGTTATTTTACACAAATGATTCATGTTGGTCACGGAAGGACGTATCCAGTCGTTAGCATGGGATTGTGCGGTTCTTCGGGCTGGGCCGGGACAGGGCCTGGCATGCTGAGCAGCGTAAACATGCCATCAGGTTCATCAGGGTTAGGGTGTTCCAGCTGAATATTTATCCAGGGTTTATGGGCAACAGGTCCAACGGGCCAAATTTGCGAACTCAAAGGGGCGTTTATTTGGATGGAATACTCTTAGGGTTCGTTGGGATCAAACTGTAGAACTCAGCGTTTGAGGGTCTCGGTTGGTGTGGCCGTCGCCGTGCTGATATCGGCGGGGCGGCAGGGTCGCAAGACCATGCTGATGGTTAGTCCTGCGGCTGGTCATACCCTGCGACAAGATCGCTAGCTTCCGGTTGATTGGGCGATAACCGGAGCTCATTCAGGAACCAATGTCTCGGGAAGCCGTGTCAAGATACCCTTCAATGGAGTCAGATGGCTATGATTCTCGTCCTGGGCTAACGCTGGCCCAGGCTCAGCAGATCATTTACGAATTTTTACTTGAAATTGTCAAAATTTGGCACCCAGACGATGTGCTAGAAGAGTTTCGGCATCTCTTTATTCACCACACCGATTCGGTTAGTTCCCAAACCCTGCCGGCTCTCCACATCATTTTATTTGCCAATAACGAGCAGGAATTTCGCAACACGATCAAGCGCTGTTGCTACATCCTCGTCAACAACTGGGAAGTTGCCCGACAGTTTGATGCGATTCAGGCGCTGGTGGATTTGTTCTCCGACCCGCTGATCCAGCGCCGCACTCTGTCTCCTACCCTGAAACGGCTGCGTAACTGGCTGACCCGATTTGTAGAGAGCGATGATTTTGAAGAACTGCGGCTGTTTGCGGCCCGCTATACCGAAGAGCGGACCCTCAACCGCCCTGACGAGTGGGCTGCCCGCTATACCTCTTATCTATTGGTGCCTCAGTACATCAACGAGGCTAATCCGGTGGAACAGCGCCAGGCGGCTCGAGCGCTCTCTCGCCGCCTGAAAGACAAATTTAAGTTTGACCTGGCTATGTATACCGCCTACAGCCAGTCCGGGCAGACCCATGGGCGGACCGTAACCAACCCTACAATGCTGGGTGATAGTGCGATTCGACTGGTAAAGGCGATCGTGGCGAAGCGAGGCGAATTTAGCTACAAAAACCTGGCTCGGTTGTTTCTAAATCAGATCGAGGACAGCAAATATAGCGAATTTAAGGGCAGTTTGACGCGATATTTGCTCTATACCGTCAACAGGAATCCCATTTCAAAACAGATTCAAGAGCATCTGGATGCAAGGTTGGAAGGTCTCTATATCGAATTTGAGTCTGAGGCGCTCGACCCCTCCCTCGTGCTGCGGACCTGTAACCGGATGGTGGACTGTCTGATGACGGAGGATCAAGAGCAGCCTTCGCCGCTGTTTTCCCTGGTGCTGTCCCAGGGGAATGCCCTCACCCTGGCCATTATTTTGCTCAAGCTTGTGCTGGTTTCAAAGCACACGCTGCCCTATCTAGAAGCTAGGATTGCAAGCTTGATTCGTTACTATGAGCAATTTCCTCGCAGTGAATGTCAGTGGGTGATCAACTTTTTAGAGGTATTTCAAATTACGTTTGCAATTTATGGAGACAACAGCGAGTATAACCTGGTCAAAATAGATCATATGGAGGGTGAACTCAAAGCTGAGTTCTTTGCCAATCAACGCGGTCTGGATGCGTTCAGAATTTTTTCTCAATCGCTGACCTATTCGTCGCTAAACCCGCCTGAGGTGGCTGAGGCGTGGATCCAGGAAGAGCTATCACCGGGTTTGTCGGAGGGTCGCTTTGAGCTAGGCTCTGATCTAGAGGCCAGTCAACCTCAGTCGGAGGACAGCTCAGGAGAGCGAGAGGGTTGACAGTACCAGGTGCTCAGCGCTGCGTGGTACACCACCTGCCAGGGGATGCCCCGATCGCGGGCCGCGGCTGCGCAGTCTTCGTATTCGGGCTGGGCGTTCAGGACGGACTGGGTTTGGGGATGGTAGGCCAATTTGAGGCTGATGGGGCCGTAGGGGGTTTCTAGGGTTTGCAGGGAGCGGGGCAGCACCCACCGCTGCTGAGGCTGGCGACGAATACCCAGGGTAGAGGTCTCAGCAAAGAGGATATCCGTGCAGCGGGGTTCATGGTCAGGGCGGCAAATAACGGTGAGGAGCAGGCCCGGTCGCGATTTTTTCATCGATACAGGCTGGGTAAAGACGTCCAGGGCTCCAACCGCAAAGAGGCGATCGTAGAGGTAGCCGATGGCCTGGGGAACGAGGTCATCCACCTGGGTTTCTAGCAGGATGACGGTGTCGCGATCGTAGGCTACCTCGATATCGGGAGGCTGGCCGCGCTGTTCTGGGGTTGGTGGCTGGGGCTGGGTGGCCAGGGGTCGGGTTGGGGACGGAGCTGTGGGGGATGAGGCGGGCCCAGCCTCGGCGACACCAATCCACAGGCGCAGCGCGTTGGCTACGGGGAGCGTTTTGCCCCCGGCCCCCAACCCGGTGCGGTGCAGGGTCATGGCCGGTGGGTCGCCAAAGTGGTGGGCCAGGGTGGTGGCGATCGCGGCCCCGGTGGGGGTGACCAGTTCGCCGTCGAGCCCGTTGCTGTAGAGGGGGACCCGGTGCTGCTCCAGCAGCTTGAGCACGGCGGGAGCAGGCACGGGGAGCCAGCCGTGGGCGGCCCTGACGCGCCCTCGTCCGGTGGGCAGGGGAGAGCAGACCAGAGTGTCAATATTTAAATAGTCAAACCCCAGGCAAGCGCCCACAATATCAACAATGGCATCAATGGCCCCCACTTCGTGGAAGTGCACCTGATCGATGGCGATGCCGTGGACGGCGGCCTCGGCCCTAGCCAAGGTTTGAAAAACGGCCAGACTCCATCGCTGGGCGCGATCGGGCAGGTTCGCCTGGGTGATCAACTGCTCGATCGCAGGCAGGTTGCGGGTGGCGCTGGCCGTGGGATCGCGATGGTGCTCCCCGTGACCGTGTTCATGGGAGTGGGAGTGGGCGGAGGCGGCCGGGACGGTTGGGGTCACGTGGGCCTGGAGGGCGCGCAGCCCCTGGCGCAGGACTGGGGTGACCGAGAGGGTAAACTCGTCGTGGAGGCCCAGGTTGGCCAACTGCGACTGCAAATACTCCAGGGGTACGCCCGCATCGATCAGGGCCGCCAGACACATATCGCCCGCAATGCCGGTGGGGCAGTCAAGGTAAGCTATCGTTTTCAACAGCACAACAGAAACGGGGACAGGGGCAATGGCAACCATCTACAAGCTACATCCCGACAACCCACAGAGCCGCAAGGTGGAGGCGATCGCGGCGGCGCTGCGACAGGGAGCTGTGGCACTTTACCCCACAGACACAGTCTACGCCATTGGCTGCGACCTCAATCACAAAGGGGCGGTGCAGCGGGTGCGCCAGATCAAGCAGCTGGCCAACGACAAGCCGCTCACCTTTTTGTGCGACTCTCTCTCCAATATTGCCGCCTACGCCATCGTCAGCGATGGCGCCTATCGCTTGATTCGACGGTTGATTCCGGGGCCATTTACGTTTTTGCTGCCCGCCACCCGCCAGGTGCCGCGCCTGGTGATGAGCCCCAAACGGCGCACGACGGGCATTCGGGTGCCCGATCACGCCATCTGTCTATCTTTGGTAAAAACGCTGCAAAATCCCGTCATTTCCACCTCAGCGCTGACCCTGCTGCCCAGCCCAGAGTCGGGGCGAGCGGCGGCCGGCCCCGTCGACAAAATGGTCATGTTTGACGCCCTGGAAAAGCTGGTGGACGTAATTGTGGACGATGAGCAACCCCTGGCCTACAACGTATCAACGATTCTTGATATGGAGGGCGACGAGCCGCTGGTGGTGCGCCAGGGCCTGGGCTGGGAAACGGCCCGTGATTGGGGTGCCCAGCTGGTGTAGCCCCAGGGTCAACTGGGTAACTGGCACTGGATTCCCTGGGGAGAGGCCACCGCAGTCGCTGCCCTGCGGTGATCGGCCTGAGGGGGAATGGCAACAGGACTTGAAATGGCAGGCAAGGGACCCATTGGCGCAGTCGCACCGGATTTTAGCGCCCTCTAGCTGCCATCTAGATGAGGGAGAAGGCCACAACTGGAGCTAAAGCGGCCTGGGAACCCGCCCCTGACCTGTCCCGTCTGCCGCAGGCAGGTTTTGCCGCTGGCACAGCGCCTGGGAAATGGCGGCGGCTGGGCCGGGAGTATCCAGCAAGCCCCTCGGGAATTGGCCGGTTGGTTAAGCCAACTGACGGATTGGCCCGACTGGCTATTCCCGATATCAGTGTCGTTGTTAGGATTGGGTAGCTATGAAGACCGCATCTACGTGCATTGCCATGCCCCCATCGTCCCCTGGGAGTCCCCCGCCCTCCCCAGAACCCGCTCCAGGACCTGCAGACCCATCCCAGGCCGACTCCGTCTCTGCCGTAGGCACTCTAGTGCAGGACTTGTTTATGGCGCACCTCCAGCGGCGGCCTGGGGGGCTGCGCGGGGTGATGCAGCGGTTGACGGCTGAAATTGAGCGTATCTGCGCCCTCAGCGATCGCATCCAGGCCTCGGGCAATATT contains:
- a CDS encoding YgfZ/GcvT domain-containing protein: MQALRELQQNQGATFSDAGIPLSFGNTSGLDAVSKDPVLVDRSHWGVIQMTGGDRLRFIHNQTTNTFTQRQSGEGCDTVFVTSTARTIDLTTVYITDDALLILTSPGQDQRLIEWMDRYIFPADRVSLTNLTQTMAVFSLVGPGSAGILKQLGIEPGADLPYGHHQSVDVRSVSVRLAVGSGLGLPGYTLLVPAEGVAHLWQWLTETGATPVGETEWQQLRIRQGRPAPGHELTEEYNPLEAGLWQSVSFDKGCYIGQETIARLNTYQGVKQQLWGIKLHGSARVGEVIRAGDEKVGLLTSVIDTPDGSMGLGYIRTRAGGAGLEIVVGETRGVVVEVPFLARGYLAADG
- the psbA gene encoding photosystem II q(b) protein; this translates as MTTTLQRRESASLWEQFCQWVTSTENRLYVGWFGVLMIPTLLAATTCFVVAFIAAPPVDIDGIREPVAGSLMYGNNIISGAVVPSSNAIGLHFYPIWEAASLDEWLYNGGPYQLVIFHFLIGVFCYMGREWELSYRLGMRPWICVAYSAPVAAATAVFLIYPLGQGSFSDGMPLGISGTFNFMLVFQAEHNILMHPFHMLGVAGVFGGSLFSAMHGSLVTSSLVRETTETESQNYGYKFGQEEETYNIVAAHGYFGRLIFQYASFNNSRSLHFFLGAWPVIGIWFTALGISTMAFNLNGFNFNQSILDSQGRVIGTWADVINRANLGMEVMHERNAHNFPLDLAAAEAPEIIG
- the gmd gene encoding GDP-mannose 4,6-dehydratase, which translates into the protein MSQPKRALITGVTGQDGSYLAELLLEKGYEVHGIIRRTSTFNTDRIDHIYIDPHSAEARLFLHYGDLTDGTMLRRILEQVQPQEVYNLGAQSHVRVSFDSPEYTVDAVGMGTLRLLEAIRDYQHRTGLEVRFYQAGSSEMFGKVQEIPQKETTPFYPRSPYACAKVFAHWQTINYRESYDLFACNGILFNHESPRRGETFVTRKITRAVARIVAGQQKKLYLGNLDSKRDWGYAKDYVRAMWLMLQQDHPDDYVVATNETHAISEFLDIAFNHVNLDWHDYVEFDPRYLRPAEVDLLIGDATKARQVLGWEPSVSFEELVHLMVESDLEAVGISHENGTSADVATIRKALLNLAP
- the larC gene encoding nickel pincer cofactor biosynthesis protein LarC, with the translated sequence MLLKTIAYLDCPTGIAGDMCLAALIDAGVPLEYLQSQLANLGLHDEFTLSVTPVLRQGLRALQAHVTPTVPAASAHSHSHEHGHGEHHRDPTASATRNLPAIEQLITQANLPDRAQRWSLAVFQTLARAEAAVHGIAIDQVHFHEVGAIDAIVDIVGACLGFDYLNIDTLVCSPLPTGRGRVRAAHGWLPVPAPAVLKLLEQHRVPLYSNGLDGELVTPTGAAIATTLAHHFGDPPAMTLHRTGLGAGGKTLPVANALRLWIGVAEAGPASSPTAPSPTRPLATQPQPPTPEQRGQPPDIEVAYDRDTVILLETQVDDLVPQAIGYLYDRLFAVGALDVFTQPVSMKKSRPGLLLTVICRPDHEPRCTDILFAETSTLGIRRQPQQRWVLPRSLQTLETPYGPISLKLAYHPQTQSVLNAQPEYEDCAAAARDRGIPWQVVYHAALSTWYCQPSRSPELSSD
- a CDS encoding L-threonylcarbamoyladenylate synthase — its product is MATIYKLHPDNPQSRKVEAIAAALRQGAVALYPTDTVYAIGCDLNHKGAVQRVRQIKQLANDKPLTFLCDSLSNIAAYAIVSDGAYRLIRRLIPGPFTFLLPATRQVPRLVMSPKRRTTGIRVPDHAICLSLVKTLQNPVISTSALTLLPSPESGRAAAGPVDKMVMFDALEKLVDVIVDDEQPLAYNVSTILDMEGDEPLVVRQGLGWETARDWGAQLV
- a CDS encoding serine hydrolase domain-containing protein, with protein sequence MRHWNQLCIGLLLAVLALLNGWPPGLAQPTVTLQQQVDAYAAQGRGSQGVAALLITPEGSETAFAGETGNPAHPAPSADTLFEIGSITKVFTALLLANQVNQGAVALDTTVEALVPGTASGHSISLQALASHTAGLPRLPVPRALWGILYPANPYRGSRTAELYRALGAAAPSEPGICQYSNLGPALLGQLLANAAGDTYENLVQTQVLTPLGLTDTYLDLPPAAKERLAQGHRENALPTANWQFDAYAPAGALKSTLTDMGRFLTAAMAADWPPLALSLQIPDTDCQPNVGLGWIFTALGDAPMVMHNGRTGGYYAFLGWLPEAGRGLVLLTNTSDDLGDRIATALLAGEPLPTRDFPLGSLLVMAVLGGMLLFQSWQLARPPRSRDRLKQVQTAAETVLLLALSYQLGPWHWLPVTLWWSLLALVVGLLLRRLRQRPAGPPAESAPRRSRTRYLSLASTLLVLGWAILCLR